One genomic region from Bactrocera tryoni isolate S06 chromosome 3, CSIRO_BtryS06_freeze2, whole genome shotgun sequence encodes:
- the LOC120771845 gene encoding proton-coupled folate transporter-like: MNSDEESLYDPEAAEETTQVLDATAIAVRNNGDTPSTATAHSSSQDEETASKDDVPVSTDNTLYAAPRRRWFILEPAVFLVFLAMYLSGAVYQNQVLYQTCVAVYKYNESDCQPLLGVSRETKEAEEIETRVQPYVARILMARSLLESIIPAFVSLFVGPWSDKFGRRPIILATYTGYLTGCIILTILAFISTKVVISPWLFLLSSVPSVISGGTCALITGIYCYISDVAKEKARAVRMVLNEASLLAGMMFGNVLSGYVYAATNVVTVFAISALLMLLALLYVFIFVVESLRPDQIHTGSKIREFFRFDLVKDLVHTCFERRPSYDRAIIWLTMITLTIALFTMEGDSNVTYLFFRAKFEWTLKDYTLFNAARIVVQIIGSIFGLILLRKVLKFSIVSMTMLSLACCVLESTVRATAMYWWELYLGMVLGGMRGIMGPMARAILSHVAPPTEVGKIFAFTTSLESLSPLGAAPLYTTVYNATIGFYPGIFNFISAGLYLLCFTLIAVIYSIQKSLGNTAAYQAIGS, from the exons ATGAATTCCGACGAGGAAAGCTTGTATGATCCTGAAGCTGCTGAGGAAACGACTCAAGTACTAGATGCAACTGCAATTGCCGTGCGCAACAACGGCGACACACCGTCTACCGCAACCGCACATAGTAGTAGTCAAGACGAGGAAACGGCTAGTAAAGATGATGTACCAGTTTCAACCGACAACACACTATATGCAGCGCCCCGCAGACGTTGGTTCATATTAGAGCCCGCagtgtttttggtttttcttgCCATGTATTTATCAG GGGCGGTATATCAAAACCAGGTTCTATATCAGACTTGTGTtgctgtatataaatataacgaGAGTGATTGCCAGCCGCTGTTGGGTGTTAGCAGGGAAACAAAGGAGGCGGAG GAGATCGAAACTCGCGTCCAACCATACGTTGCGCGTATACTGATGGCGCGCTCGCTCTTGGAAAGCATCATACCGGCATTTGTTAGCTTATTTGTCGGTCCATGGTCGGATAAGTTTGGACGACGCCCAATTATACTGGCCACATATACGG GTTACCTCACCGGCTGCATAATTTTGACGATTTTAGCTTTTATTTCGACCAAAGTTGTTATCAGCCCTTGGCTATTTCTACTATCTTCAGTACCCTCGGTGATTAGTGGTGGCACCTGTGCGCTAATTACCGGTATATATTGCTATATTTCGGATGTGGCCAAGGAGAAAGCTCGAGCCGTGCG CATGGTGCTGAATGAGGCATCACTATTGGCCGGCATGATGTTTGGCAATGTTTTGAGCGGCTATGTATACGCAGCTACAAATGTAGTGACCGTGTTCGCCATTTCAGCGCTGCTGATGTTACTCGCCTTATTATATGTGTTCATATTTGTGGTGGAAAGTCTGCGACCCGATCAAATACACACGGGT tcCAAAATACGCGAATTCTTCCGTTTTGATTTGGTGAAGGATTTAGTGCACACTTGCTTCGAACGACGACCCAGCTACGATCGCGCCATCATTTGGCTTACAATGATTACACTGACCATTGCGTTATTCACGATGG AGGGTGACAGCAATGTGACGTATCTCTTCTTCCGCGCGAAATTCGAATGGACGCTGAAGGATTATACGCTCTTCAATGCAGCGCGCATCGTTGTACAAATAATTGGCAGCATTTTTGGCTTAATTTTATTGCGCAAG GTTTTAAAATTCTCAATCGTCTCAATGACTATGCTATCGCTGGCTTGTTGTGTATTGGAGAGCACTGTACGCGCCACTGCCATGTATTGGTGGGAGCTCTATCTGGGCATGGTGCTCGGTGGCATGCGCGGCATAATGGGTCCTATGGCACGTGCCATACTCTCGCATGTAGCGCCACCAACGGAAGTTG gTAAAATATTCGCATTCACCACTTCGTTGGAGTCGCTTTCACCGCTCGGCGCTGCGCCGCTCTACACGACGGTTTATAACGCAACAATCGGTTTTTATCCAggcattttcaatttcatcagCGCCGGtctttatttgctttgtttcaCACTGATTGC cGTAATTTACAGCATTCAAAAGTCGTTGGGCAATACGGCGGCTTATCAAGCGATTGGCAGTTAA